One Glaciihabitans arcticus DNA window includes the following coding sequences:
- a CDS encoding response regulator transcription factor yields MTTRPRVLLVDDEAAIRDNLGPFLERSGFEVSLAADGELALEAVATLSPDLVVLDVMMPRLDGREVLRRLRAADHWTPVVLLTQVGESYERAAALEEGADDYLNKPFDPQELVARIRAILRRTAAGVSSLAGTQRLVSGDLSVDRMSRRTWLAGVEVTLTPKAFALLEYLMTHPDEVLSRDRLLASVWGFDFPVTSRAVDHRVAELRRVLDDDSSAPRWLETAQGLGYRFVGRVERA; encoded by the coding sequence GTGACCACCCGCCCCCGCGTGCTACTCGTTGACGACGAGGCGGCGATCCGCGACAATCTCGGGCCGTTCCTGGAGCGGTCGGGCTTCGAGGTCTCGCTGGCGGCGGACGGCGAACTCGCCCTCGAGGCCGTCGCCACCCTCTCACCCGACCTCGTTGTGCTCGACGTGATGATGCCGAGGCTTGATGGCCGGGAGGTGCTGCGGCGCCTGCGTGCCGCCGACCACTGGACGCCGGTGGTGCTGCTCACCCAGGTCGGCGAGAGCTACGAGCGCGCCGCGGCTCTCGAGGAGGGCGCCGACGACTACCTCAACAAACCGTTCGACCCGCAGGAGCTGGTCGCGCGCATCCGCGCCATTCTGCGTCGCACCGCAGCGGGCGTATCGTCCCTCGCCGGCACGCAGCGTCTCGTCTCGGGAGACCTGTCGGTCGACCGGATGTCCCGGCGCACCTGGCTCGCGGGCGTCGAGGTCACCCTCACCCCGAAGGCGTTCGCGCTGCTCGAGTACCTCATGACCCACCCCGACGAGGTGCTCAGCCGCGACCGCCTCCTCGCCTCCGTGTGGGGCTTCGACTTCCCCGTCACCAGCCGCGCCGTCGATCACCGCGTCGCGGAGCTTCGCCGGGTGCTGGATGACGACTCCTCCGCACCACGCTGGCTGGAAACAGCACAGGGGCTGGGGTACCGCTTCGTGGGACGGGTGGAGCGCGCGTGA
- a CDS encoding sensor histidine kinase produces the protein MRILLALLPVIFGAAITVYALLVGDRRELVVVHSVPWLWFGVGLLASVALLGVILLQRSRARAVERAFRAGADGQRENQGRFLSRLDHELKNPLTAIRAGLSNLDAADPVVASITGQAVRLSGVITDLRKLAEVRAVELELSPIDLAAVAAEVRDAALDLPGADARSITLGFPRAPRPLPAVRGDYDLLYLALYNLVANAVKYSAAGDDIEIRGAEGAGWVTLEVADTGRGIPNDELSGVWEELSRGREAIDQPGSGLGLPFVKAIIERHGGAVDLRSRSGEGTVATVRLPLA, from the coding sequence GTGAGAATCCTGCTCGCCCTTCTGCCCGTCATCTTCGGCGCCGCGATCACCGTCTATGCGCTGCTCGTGGGCGACCGGCGCGAACTCGTGGTGGTGCACTCGGTGCCGTGGCTGTGGTTCGGGGTCGGGCTTCTCGCGAGCGTCGCGCTGCTGGGCGTCATCCTGCTGCAGCGTTCGCGTGCGCGTGCCGTCGAGCGCGCGTTTCGGGCCGGAGCCGATGGCCAGCGCGAAAACCAGGGCCGGTTCCTCTCCCGTCTCGACCACGAGCTGAAGAACCCGCTCACCGCGATCCGCGCCGGGCTCTCCAACCTCGACGCGGCCGACCCGGTGGTGGCGAGCATCACCGGGCAGGCCGTGCGCCTCTCCGGCGTCATCACCGACCTGCGCAAGCTGGCCGAGGTGCGCGCCGTAGAGCTCGAGCTCTCCCCGATCGACCTCGCGGCCGTCGCCGCCGAGGTTCGGGATGCCGCGCTGGACCTCCCGGGCGCCGATGCCCGGTCCATCACGCTCGGCTTCCCGCGAGCACCGCGACCGCTGCCTGCCGTGCGCGGCGATTACGACCTGCTGTACCTGGCCCTGTACAACCTGGTCGCGAACGCGGTGAAATACTCGGCCGCCGGGGACGACATCGAGATCCGTGGAGCCGAGGGGGCGGGATGGGTGACCCTGGAGGTCGCGGACACGGGCCGGGGCATCCCGAACGACGAGCTGAGCGGTGTGTGGGAGGAGCTTTCCCGCGGACGCGAGGCGATCGACCAGCCCGGCTCCGGGCTCGGCCTGCCGTTTGTGAAGGCGATCATCGAACGCCACGGCGGGGCGGTCGACCTGCGATCGCGCTCGGGTGAGGGCACGGTTGCGACGGTGCGGCTGCCGCTGGCGTAG
- a CDS encoding DUF3060 domain-containing protein: protein MKKTPAPLAIAALIAATLSGCAFQLRDPSEVPAGGNTPIEQNEESENPGIAASGACDDRAIVVDQDGARLVLTGHCASVTITATDVAVNIETADSVTISGSEITLLAEEIGDAEVTGMNVAINPDRVESIDLGGEFNTLITKYAGTVTISGDNNIANWDEGAGSATDTGTGNTIVGP, encoded by the coding sequence ATGAAGAAGACACCCGCCCCCCTGGCCATTGCCGCCCTTATCGCCGCGACCCTGAGCGGGTGCGCGTTCCAGTTGCGCGACCCCTCCGAAGTGCCGGCAGGTGGTAACACCCCGATCGAGCAGAACGAAGAGAGCGAGAATCCCGGCATCGCTGCCAGCGGCGCGTGCGACGACCGCGCCATCGTCGTCGACCAGGATGGCGCTCGACTCGTGCTGACCGGCCACTGCGCCTCGGTGACGATCACCGCCACCGACGTCGCCGTGAATATCGAGACGGCCGACAGCGTCACCATCTCGGGCTCTGAGATCACGCTGCTGGCCGAGGAGATCGGCGACGCCGAGGTGACCGGGATGAACGTGGCAATCAATCCCGATCGGGTCGAGTCCATCGACCTCGGCGGTGAGTTCAACACGCTCATCACGAAGTACGCGGGCACCGTCACGATCTCGGGCGACAACAACATCGCCAACTGGGACGAGGGCGCTGGATCCGCGACGGACACCGGCACGGGCAACACGATCGTCGGCCCCTAG
- a CDS encoding membrane lipoprotein lipid attachment site-containing protein, producing the protein MKRLIAALTLTLVLAGCSVSTGPNPLGLNNKAEPQTYDCSGDDTTFNEPGVTYVVNGRCGVVTVEGEGISVGIARAERINIRGDDNEVTAGIVGSVLINGQGNEVDAGGDDTITAVEIAGDGNRVSAVTMIESVVVNGNDNLTESQNGIGTVADNGTGNSTD; encoded by the coding sequence ATGAAGCGACTGATCGCGGCCCTCACGCTGACCCTGGTGCTCGCAGGCTGTTCCGTATCGACCGGCCCGAACCCGCTCGGCCTGAACAACAAGGCCGAGCCGCAGACCTACGACTGCAGCGGCGACGACACGACGTTCAACGAGCCGGGCGTTACCTATGTCGTGAACGGCAGGTGCGGTGTGGTGACCGTCGAGGGCGAGGGCATCAGCGTGGGCATCGCTCGCGCAGAGCGCATCAACATCCGTGGGGATGACAACGAGGTGACCGCGGGAATCGTCGGCTCCGTGCTGATCAACGGACAGGGCAACGAGGTCGACGCGGGTGGCGACGACACGATCACGGCCGTGGAGATCGCGGGAGACGGCAATCGGGTTTCTGCGGTGACCATGATCGAGTCGGTGGTCGTGAACGGCAATGACAACCTCACCGAGTCGCAGAACGGCATCGGCACCGTGGCCGACAACGGCACCGGCAATTCGACCGACTAG
- a CDS encoding sulfurtransferase, with product MTVSSPLVSTQWLADHLGADNLVVLDATVVPSVLPSGKPTYLSGFDKYLLNGHLPGAVFADLLDVFSDPTGAFPFTRPDAELFAAAAGSVGVSNETTVVIYDSAVGQWASRVWWLFRAFGYDNVAVLDGGLTKWTTEERETDVGHVEPVPAVFTASERPDLWVDKAFVEGVVAGTENAGLVCGLPPQEFSGEAGHRARLGHIPGSISAPAGRLVDRASNALLGEDALRSTFAPVLTEPRIVVYCAAGIAATSDALALTLLGHNNVAVYDGSLSEWVADAAAPVVASA from the coding sequence ATGACCGTTTCCTCCCCTCTCGTCTCCACCCAGTGGCTCGCCGATCACCTCGGAGCCGACAACCTCGTGGTGCTCGACGCGACGGTCGTTCCCTCGGTCCTGCCGAGCGGCAAGCCCACCTACCTGAGCGGTTTCGACAAGTACCTGCTCAACGGGCACCTGCCCGGAGCGGTCTTTGCCGACCTCCTCGACGTCTTCTCCGACCCGACCGGGGCGTTCCCGTTCACGCGTCCCGACGCGGAACTGTTCGCTGCCGCCGCCGGATCCGTCGGAGTCTCCAACGAGACGACGGTCGTCATCTACGACTCGGCGGTCGGCCAGTGGGCGTCCCGCGTCTGGTGGTTGTTCCGCGCCTTCGGCTACGACAACGTGGCGGTGCTCGACGGTGGACTCACCAAATGGACGACGGAGGAGCGCGAGACCGACGTCGGCCACGTCGAGCCGGTCCCGGCCGTGTTCACCGCCTCCGAGCGTCCCGACCTGTGGGTCGACAAGGCCTTTGTCGAGGGGGTTGTGGCAGGCACGGAGAACGCAGGGTTGGTGTGCGGCCTGCCCCCGCAGGAGTTCAGCGGGGAAGCCGGCCACCGCGCCCGGCTCGGGCACATCCCGGGCAGCATCAGTGCACCCGCGGGCCGCCTCGTGGATCGCGCGAGCAACGCCCTGCTCGGCGAGGACGCACTGCGCTCGACCTTCGCCCCGGTGCTCACCGAGCCCCGCATCGTCGTCTACTGCGCGGCCGGCATCGCAGCTACCTCTGACGCCTTGGCACTCACCCTGCTCGGGCACAACAACGTCGCCGTGTACGACGGCTCGCTCTCCGAGTGGGTGGCGGATGCAGCGGCGCCCGTTGTGGCGAGCGCCTAG
- a CDS encoding thioredoxin domain-containing protein has protein sequence MANRLAAAVSPYLLSHADNPVDWFEWGEEAFAEAARRDVPVLVSIGYSTCHWCHVMARESFSDPSIAAYLNENAVAIKVDREEYPDVDASYLAAASAFTPNLGWPLNVFVTPAGQAFYAGTYWPPQPLGQHVSFRQILDSVFDAWANRRPEVDSNAAHVTAALTAASVRTPGILPREFDSMVSRLAAQEDTAHGGFGAEPKFPVATVLGFLLDAPDASAHALALRTLDAMAASALRDPVEGGFFRYSTRRDWTDPHYERMLYDNALLLDAYARVGRAEVASGISRFLMDTLRRPAGGFASAQDSESVIDGRRNEGGYYGASADERLGMQPPAIDGKILTGWNGLAIAALASAGARLGEPSWIAAAREAVEFLLANHYRDGRLVRASIDGRLSPAPATLEDYGMFAGGLLELALATGEVRFAVAARELVDACLSDDGFTVPGGAEALLASQGLAVETDPSEGAYPSGTSAMAAAAHQLFLLTADRRYLDAATHAMELVSTFAVQQPIAFGAALSVMVGLAAPARQLVVVGDSPEIVAVARAAETSITAVVTAEQSAAWASAGFELFEGRGAAEGSTTAYACTDFVCALPVTSAEALRGLIG, from the coding sequence GTGATGGCACGGGAGAGTTTCAGTGATCCGTCGATTGCTGCGTACCTCAACGAGAACGCCGTCGCGATCAAGGTCGACCGCGAGGAGTACCCTGACGTCGACGCGAGCTACCTTGCCGCCGCGAGCGCCTTCACGCCCAATCTCGGGTGGCCGCTCAACGTCTTCGTGACTCCGGCCGGGCAGGCCTTCTACGCCGGAACGTATTGGCCCCCACAGCCGCTCGGGCAGCACGTGTCATTCCGGCAGATTCTCGACAGTGTGTTCGACGCCTGGGCTAACCGTCGCCCCGAAGTCGACTCCAACGCCGCGCACGTCACGGCCGCGCTGACCGCCGCCTCCGTTCGCACCCCCGGAATCCTCCCGCGCGAGTTCGACTCGATGGTGTCCCGGCTCGCCGCGCAGGAGGACACCGCGCACGGTGGCTTCGGCGCGGAGCCCAAGTTCCCGGTCGCGACGGTGCTGGGCTTCCTGCTGGACGCTCCGGATGCCTCGGCTCACGCCCTCGCGCTGCGCACCCTCGACGCCATGGCGGCCTCTGCACTGCGCGACCCCGTGGAGGGCGGGTTCTTCCGCTACTCCACGCGTCGCGACTGGACCGACCCGCACTACGAGCGCATGCTCTACGACAACGCGCTGCTGCTGGACGCGTACGCACGCGTGGGGCGGGCGGAGGTGGCATCCGGCATCTCACGGTTCCTCATGGACACACTTCGGCGGCCGGCCGGCGGCTTCGCGTCGGCGCAGGACAGCGAGAGCGTGATCGATGGGCGGCGTAACGAGGGCGGCTACTACGGGGCCTCTGCTGACGAGCGGCTCGGGATGCAGCCACCCGCCATCGACGGAAAAATCCTGACCGGCTGGAACGGTCTCGCCATCGCGGCTCTCGCCTCGGCGGGGGCGCGGCTGGGGGAGCCCTCGTGGATCGCGGCCGCTCGTGAAGCGGTGGAGTTCCTGCTGGCCAACCACTACCGCGACGGTCGACTCGTGCGCGCCTCGATCGACGGACGACTCTCGCCCGCCCCGGCGACCCTCGAGGACTACGGGATGTTCGCGGGCGGGCTGCTCGAACTCGCGCTCGCGACCGGCGAGGTGCGCTTCGCGGTTGCGGCGCGCGAGTTGGTGGACGCGTGTCTCAGCGACGACGGCTTCACCGTTCCGGGGGGCGCGGAAGCGCTGCTCGCCAGCCAGGGCCTCGCGGTCGAGACCGACCCGAGCGAGGGCGCTTACCCGAGCGGAACGTCGGCGATGGCCGCGGCCGCGCACCAGCTGTTCCTGCTCACGGCCGACCGCCGGTACCTCGACGCGGCAACGCACGCGATGGAGCTTGTGTCCACATTCGCGGTGCAGCAGCCGATCGCGTTCGGGGCGGCGTTGTCGGTGATGGTCGGGCTCGCGGCTCCGGCCCGACAACTCGTGGTCGTCGGCGACTCCCCGGAGATTGTCGCCGTGGCGCGGGCCGCCGAGACCTCGATCACGGCCGTGGTCACTGCCGAGCAGAGCGCAGCATGGGCTTCTGCCGGGTTCGAGCTCTTCGAGGGGCGTGGCGCGGCAGAGGGTTCCACGACCGCCTACGCCTGCACGGACTTCGTTTGCGCCCTGCCCGTCACCTCCGCGGAGGCGCTGCGCGGGCTGATCGGGTAG